One region of Candidatus Spechtbacteria bacterium genomic DNA includes:
- the tgt gene encoding tRNA guanosine(34) transglycosylase Tgt, which translates to MFNFRILKRDPKSRARAGIFTTPHGVIHTPAFVPVGTLAAVKTLTPEELKTLGADVVLANTYHLYLRPGDERMRRLGGLHKFMNWRGPLVTDSGGFQAFSLGLGIEHGVGKIANIFPDEGARVLSSRGPDPRPTTTKRQNSSPDNKSFTTIDEDGVNFVSHIDGSRHRLTPEISLRIQQNLGADIMFAFDECTSPLSSYEYTKTAMERTHRWAIRSLKAKNKVSPATKMPQALFGIVQGGEYKDLREESVKFIGDLPFEGFGIGGSLGKSKKDMWNILDWTIPHLPDNKPRHLLGIGDPVDFMPAIKRGVDLFDCVAPTRLARNGSIYTKKGNINLRNAKFATDKKPLEPFDYAQGKPGCACYTCTNYSRAYVAHLLKVGEILGHRLATIHNLHFVINLVSVIRRDILEA; encoded by the coding sequence ATGTTCAACTTTCGCATCCTAAAACGTGATCCTAAATCCCGCGCGCGAGCGGGAATTTTTACGACTCCGCATGGCGTTATTCATACGCCTGCTTTTGTGCCGGTCGGAACACTCGCCGCCGTAAAAACCCTCACTCCGGAAGAGCTTAAAACTCTTGGCGCTGACGTGGTGCTGGCTAATACCTATCATTTGTATCTGCGCCCGGGAGATGAGCGCATGCGACGTTTGGGCGGCCTGCATAAGTTTATGAATTGGCGAGGGCCATTGGTAACCGACAGCGGAGGATTCCAGGCATTTAGCTTGGGCCTTGGCATTGAGCACGGCGTGGGAAAAATCGCTAATATCTTTCCGGATGAAGGGGCTCGAGTTTTGTCGTCTCGTGGCCCAGACCCTCGTCCAACCACCACGAAACGACAAAACTCGAGCCCCGACAACAAATCTTTTACGACAATCGATGAAGACGGCGTTAATTTCGTCTCTCATATTGATGGCTCGCGCCACCGCCTGACACCGGAGATTTCCCTGCGCATCCAGCAAAACCTCGGCGCGGATATTATGTTTGCGTTTGATGAATGCACTTCGCCGCTTTCAAGTTATGAATATACCAAAACCGCGATGGAACGCACGCACAGATGGGCAATACGCTCGCTTAAAGCAAAAAATAAAGTAAGTCCGGCAACAAAAATGCCACAAGCGCTTTTTGGCATTGTGCAAGGCGGAGAATACAAAGATTTGCGCGAAGAAAGCGTAAAATTCATTGGTGACTTGCCATTTGAAGGATTTGGAATTGGCGGCTCGCTCGGCAAATCAAAGAAAGATATGTGGAATATTCTTGATTGGACAATTCCGCATTTGCCAGATAATAAACCGCGGCATCTTTTGGGCATCGGCGACCCGGTTGATTTCATGCCAGCGATTAAGCGGGGAGTAGATTTGTTTGATTGCGTCGCGCCAACGCGCCTTGCCCGCAATGGATCAATTTATACAAAGAAAGGAAATATCAACTTGCGCAATGCTAAATTCGCGACTGATAAAAAGCCGCTTGAGCCCTTCGACTACGCTCAGGGCAAGCCTGGTTGCGCCTGTTATACCTGCACAAATTATTCTCGCGCGTACGTGGCGCATTTATTAAAAGTGGGCGAGATTCTAGGCCATCGGCTGGCGACGATTCATAATCTGCACTTTGTAATTAACTTAGTTTCAGTAATACGTAGGGATATTTTAGAGGCATAA
- a CDS encoding alpha/beta hydrolase, protein MDKNITIQGIPVFYRDLGTGAVIVILHGWGSRANNWRAVQNDLAERGFRAIVPDMPGFGETPPPSEPWDIYQYTEFVYEFIQSLGLQDFTLVGHSFGGRIAIIYGAKHGENVSTLILCDAAGVVRRHTVRTRMFLITTKIGNVIFAVPPLHFLKPIVRNLWYKFTLERDYYKTDGVMRETFKKVINENLRKYVRHITLPTLILWGENDRATPLADAYIIQKEVADSRLHVFPERGHAINLEVPHEMAQTMAEFIAQHKNNNLKSQMANLKTESQI, encoded by the coding sequence ATGGATAAAAACATCACCATTCAAGGTATTCCCGTCTTCTACCGCGACCTGGGCACGGGAGCCGTAATTGTTATTCTTCACGGATGGGGATCTCGCGCTAACAACTGGCGCGCCGTGCAAAATGATTTAGCAGAACGCGGCTTCAGAGCGATAGTTCCTGATATGCCTGGATTTGGCGAAACGCCTCCACCGTCAGAACCTTGGGATATTTATCAATACACGGAGTTTGTATACGAGTTCATCCAGTCGCTTGGCCTGCAAGATTTCACTCTTGTAGGACATTCGTTTGGCGGAAGAATTGCCATAATCTATGGCGCAAAGCACGGAGAAAATGTTTCCACCCTCATTTTATGCGATGCGGCAGGAGTAGTGCGTCGACACACGGTACGTACGCGCATGTTTCTGATAACAACAAAAATCGGCAATGTTATTTTTGCCGTGCCGCCGCTTCATTTCCTAAAACCCATAGTTCGTAATCTCTGGTACAAATTTACCCTGGAACGAGATTACTACAAGACAGACGGCGTCATGCGCGAAACATTTAAAAAAGTTATTAACGAAAATTTGCGCAAATACGTGAGGCATATTACCTTACCTACGCTAATTTTATGGGGAGAAAACGATAGAGCAACACCGCTTGCCGACGCGTATATCATTCAAAAAGAAGTTGCAGATTCACGCCTGCACGTATTTCCCGAGAGAGGGCACGCGATAAACCTGGAGGTGCCACATGAAATGGCTCAAACAATGGCGGAGTTTATAGCACAACATAAAAATAATAATCTCAAATCTCAAATGGCAAATCTCAAAACTGAATCTCAAATCTAA